One Tubulanus polymorphus chromosome 5, tnTubPoly1.2, whole genome shotgun sequence DNA segment encodes these proteins:
- the LOC141906336 gene encoding gamma-glutamyl hydrolase-like has protein sequence MSSFYDFYGLLVQEASGANAVFGEFFIRAVHVRWIQLGGAMVVPIWPNREREYYEDIITKVNGIYLPGGGTDPLDSYYGRGVKILMELVMRENDRGVHMPVWAICLGLQSLLCHRVGKIVTLNGVDEKNRNTALEPAKDFEDSFLKKNIPSDILSIMLNNEILPHHHNNCITTKTFNSSPEMNEFFKLVSVNTTRDGTEYVATIEGTVDKR, from the exons ATGTCttcattttatgatttttacg GTCTCCTTGTACAAGAGGCGAGCGGTGCGAATGCGGTATTCGGGGAATTCTTCATCCGAGCTGTTCATGTACGATGGATCCAACTAGGCGGTGCTATGGTTGTgccaatatg GCCAAATCGAGAGCGAGAATATTACGAAGATATCATAACGAAAGTGAACGG GATCTATCTACCTGGAGGTGGAACAGACCCGCTCGATTCTTACTACGGCAGAGGAGTGAAAATACTAATGGAGCTTGTTATGAGG GAGAATGACCGCGGCGTGCACATGCCTGTCTGGGCTATTTGCCTCGGACTTCAGTCTTTGCTTTGCCACAGAGTCGGTAAGATCGTCACGTTGAATGGTGTTGATGAGAAGAACCGCAACACGGCGCTCGAGCCCGCTAAAG attttgagGATAGTTTTTTAAAGAAGAATATACCGAGCGATATCTTGTCGATAAtgctgaataatgaaattctACCGCATCATCACAACAACTGTATCACAACTAAG ACTTTTAACTCGTCGCCAGAAATGAACGAATTCTTCAAGTTAGTTTCTGTCAACACAACTCGGGACGGAACAGAATACGTGGCTACTATAGAAGGTACTGTAGATAAAAGATGA
- the LOC141906373 gene encoding gamma-glutamyl hydrolase B-like yields the protein MRSGREQMNFGETKNYPIYALQWHTEKFNFHWCTKTTSLLHTAETILVAQAAANFFISEARKNNNKFDSLREEQAELIDNYNIVFVGLPTYGLFHYFSREDMTDKAHEARLQRLVDMRKQKLNLKKKLAEEEQSVVLNGIDHQKVII from the exons ATGCGGAGTGGTCGCGAACAAATGAATTTTGGCGAAA cgaAAAATTACCCGATCTACGCTCTTCAGTGGCACACTGAAAAATTCAACTTTCACTGGTGCACGAAAACTACCAGTTTACTTCACACCGCCGAGACCATTCTGGTCGCGCAAGCTGCAGCAAACTTCTTTATATCGGAAG CGAGAAAGAATAACAACAAATTCGACAGTCTGCGAGAAGAACAGGCAGAGTTGATCGACAATTATAACATCGTTTTTGTCGGTTTACCTACGTATGGCCTGTTCCACTATTTCTCCAGAGAGGATATGACCGACAAGGCGCATGAAGCCAGGTTACAACGTCTCGTTGATatgagaaaacaaaaactaaaccTGAAAAAGAAGTTAGCTGAAGAAGAACAGAGTGTGGTACTGAATGGCATTGACCACCAAAAAGTTATTATCTGA
- the LOC141905732 gene encoding bis(monoacylglycero)phosphate synthase CLN5-like — protein MATTSWLLVLEIIFSVFCVCNCAVWPIPYQRYRERPKTDAFCQALYPFCPTGRKSNQMPVMLNDDLIEIYALKAPVWEFKFGSLLKNFHIMHDAIGFKSLKTGKNYTMEWYELFQLGNCTFPHVRSDKSLKWCNQGAACIYSGIDDIHWSQNGTLTEVGLVSGAMFNKFSDWVLWDNRTGIYYETWTVEEKPGGRMWFDSYDCASFVVRAFQQLKNVGAKFNRNVRLNYTRVHIYSEQPRFLGNTSQIFGPTGNKTLAADILRFYEDFQPHVPFWKTLLNILFAAEEIFIEKKFYLFYNFAYWILPIQKPYFGLTYTEVPLP, from the exons ATGGCCACCACGAGTTGGTTACTGGTTTTGGAAATCATATTTTCGGTTTTCTGTGTTTGTAATTGTGCCGTATGGCCCATACCGTATCA GCGATATCGAGAAAGACCGAAAACGGATGCGTTCTGTCAGGCGTTGTACCCGTTCTGCCCGACGGGTAGGAAGTCCAATCAGATGCCAGTAATGCTAAACGACGACTTGATCGAGATATACGCGCTGAAGGCACCGGTTTGGGAATTCAAATTCGGAAGTTTATTGAAGAATTTC CACATAATGCACGACGCGATCGGGTTCAAAAGTTTGAAAACGGGGAAGAACTACACGATGGAATGGTACGAGTTATTTCAACTGGGTAACTGTACATTCCCGCACGTGAGGTCCGATAAATCTCTAAAATGGTGCAACCAAGGTGCGGCCTGTATTTACAGCGGGATCGACGATATTCATTGGTCTCAAAACGGAACATTGACCGAGGTTGGACTTGTTTCTG GTGCGATGTTCAACAAATTTTCTGATTGGGTTTTGTGGGATAATCGAACTGGAATTTATTACGAGACTTGGACCGTCGAAGAAAAACCAG GCGGAAGGATGTGGTTCGACTCGTATGACTGCGCTAGTTTTGTTGTGCGGGCATTTCAGCAATTGAAAAACGTGGGCGCAAAATTTAACCGTAACGTACGACTGAACTATACACGTGTACATATATACAGCGAACAGCCTCGATTCCTGGGTAACACCTCACAAATATTCGGGCCCACAGGAAATAAAACATTAGCCGCGGATATTCTACGATTTTACGAAGATTTTCAACCACACGTCCCATTCTGGAAAACGTTACTCAATATACTGTTCGCGGCAGAGGAGATTTTTATAGAGAAGAAATTCTACTTGTTCTATAACTTTGCCTATTGGATTCTACCAATTCAAAAGCCGTATTTCGGTTTAACTTATACCGAGGTACCCTTACCATAA